From a region of the Triticum aestivum cultivar Chinese Spring chromosome 7D, IWGSC CS RefSeq v2.1, whole genome shotgun sequence genome:
- the LOC123165493 gene encoding protein-tyrosine sulfotransferase, which yields MARPLALALALLLAVSVTALPLVSSADDHARCEGAVKGWADSAGEGDNGGDKLNLKDLLFFLHIPRTGGRTYFHCFLKKLYTNAQECPRSYDKLRFDPSHPDCTLVVSHDDYSLTSKLPRERTSVVTILRNPVDRVFSTYEFSVEVAARFLVHPNLTSAKTMTSRVLTKSRAVSTLDIWPWKYLVPWMREDLFSRRDARGNDSVPSSKKINAYDVEDMVMPLHQYINDPVAHEIIHNGATFQITGLTNNSYFDGAHEVRHCVRKHPDLGRFVLQVAKNRLDRMLYVGLTEDHEESARLFAHMVGAQVLSQSGALKLDVQEDQPSGTDSHSSMLDPEDEETNEHMNSTHGWKNNEALNTTEDDHGKGNMTVGKLMETYEGCIAKLRKSQSSRRRISLKKVAEANFTKATRRHVPEAILNQIISLNSLDMELYEHAKKIFKQEHLMLKGQHPMVVQQKQSADQIVRSSSYEGQHPMVVQHKQLTDQKDWIDAVCESWSCFTWWKVASFGLGIAVTTVFVVFVVTGRRTLKLKV from the exons ATGGCGCGgccgctcgccctcgccctcgcgctccTCCTCGCCGTGTCAG TGACCGCGCTTCCGCTTGTCAGCTCCGCTGACGACCACGCGCGCTGCGAGGGGGCCGTCAAGGGCTGGGCGGACTCAGCCGGGGAGGGCGACAATGGCGGAGACAAACTGAACCTCAAGGATTTGCTCTTCTTCCTTCACATTCCCAGAACCGGTGGGCGTACCTACTTCCACTG TTTCTTGAAGAAGCTGTATACCAATGCTCAGGAATGCCCCCGCTCCTATGATAAGCTGCGGTTCGACCCGAG CCATCCTGATTGCACGCTGGTTGTTAGCCATGATGACTATAGCTTAACTTCCAAGCTGCCAAGGGAGAGGACTTCCGTGGTCACAATACTACGAAATCCAGTTGATCGTGTGTTTAGCACGTATGAGTTCTCAGTGGAAGTTGCAGCCAGatttcttgtgcatccaaacttaACATCTGCCAAGACAATGACCAGTCGTGTGTTAACAAAATCACGTGCTGTAAGTACACTTGACATATGGCCTTGGAAATACTTGGTTCCATGGATGAGAGAAGATCTTTTCTCCAGG AGAGATGCTAGAGGTAATGACAGCGTGCCAAGTAGCAAGAAGATTAATGCATACGATGTGGAAGACATGGTTATGCCATTGCACCAGTACATCAATGACCCTGTTGCCCATGAAATCATTCATAATGGAGCTACCTTTCAG ATCACTGGGCTAACAAATAATTCTTACTTCGATGGTGCACATGAGGTTCGACATTGTGTTAGAAAGCACCCTGATCTTGGTCGTTTTGTGCTTCAAGTTGCTAAG AACAGGCTGGACCGTATGCTGTACGTAGGACTTACAGAGGATCATGAGGAATCTGCAAGGTTGTTCGCTCATATGGTAGGAGCACAAGTGCTTTCACAATCTGGAGCGTTGAAGTTAGATGTTCAGGAAGATCAACCCAGTGGCACCG ACTCTCACTCGTCCATGCTGGATCCAGAGGATGAAGAAACAAATGAACATATG AATAGCACCCATGGCTGGAAAAATAATGAAGCTCTGAACACAACTGAGGATGATCATGGAAAAGGAAAT ATGACTGTTGGTAAACTGATGGAAACTTATGAGGGTTGCATTGCAAAACTGCGGAAGTCCCAATCTAGCCGCCGCAGAATATCCCTAAAGAAGGTTGCAGAGGCAAATTTTACGAAAGCT ACAAGGCGTCATGTACCTGAGGCAATTCTGAATCAAATTATCTCACTGAACAGCCTTGACATGGAACTCTATGAGCATGCTAAGAAGATTTTTAAACAAGAACATCTTATGCTTAAAGGCCAGCATCCGATGGTGGTGCAGCAGAAACAATCAGCAGATCAAATAGTTCGGTCAAGCTCATATGAAGGCCAGCATCCCATGGTGGTGCAACACAAACAATTGACAGATCAAAAG GACTGGATAGATGCGGTCTGCGAGTCCTGGAGTTGCTTTACCTGGTGGAAAGTGGCCTCATTTGGTCTTGGAATTGCCGTCACcactgtttttgttgtgtttgttgtaACAGGTAGAAGAACATTAAAACTTAAGGTTTGA